One window from the genome of Malus domestica chromosome 01, GDT2T_hap1 encodes:
- the LOC103433188 gene encoding leucine aminopeptidase-like, producing the protein MAPIDPHSFTDSTHPLATHISLSFFFDFPSSTIHASALLTLPAPYSGPLSLDIRALTVHSVIDPHKPSRPLSYVISHPDPIKGCHLTFTLSNAASVFILYSTSPSSSALQWLSPPQTFNKTLPFVYTQCHAIHARSVFPCQDTPAARLRYAAKLNVPRQLSAVMSARHVSRRDPIAGEGSALVSGDALWCSEDRVVEEFVMEQSIPPYLFAFAVGELGFREVGPRTRVYSEAVPAVLESAVMEFASTEDMIRQGEALFGPYVWERFDLLVLPPSFPYAGMENPRMTFVTPTVLKGDASGARLVAHELAHSWTGNLITNKTNEHFWLNEGFTTYADRRIVEAVQGEDRAALNIGIGWRGLHKEMERFKDSLEVTRLKTNQDGVDPDDVYSRVPYEKGFQFLWRIERQVGRPAFDEFLKKYIATFKFQSIDTDTFLEFLKANLPGIEKEVDLVVWTEGTGIPPDAYEPVSNIYAKIVSMANEFKLGRMPGEDEVADWRGQEWELYLENLPKPIEPSQVVELNSRFRLAESKDYDVKVTFLLLAIASNCKDYLGEVERTLKEVGRKKYLVSLYGALVEGNGNEEGKILAKQVFAAARETYHPIAQGGIETILNKHC; encoded by the exons ATGGCGCCCATCGACCCTCACTCGTTCACTGACTCGACTCACCCACTCGCCACCCATATttccctctccttcttcttcgacTTCCCCTCCTCCACCATCCACGCCTCCGCCCTCCTCACCCTCCCCGCCCCGTACTCCGGCCCACTCTCCCTCGACATCCGTGCCCTCACAGTCCACTCCGTCATCGATCCCCATAAACCCTCCCGTCCTCTCTCTTACGTCATCTCCCATCCTGACCCAATCAAAGGCTGCCACCTCACCTTCACCCTCTCCAACGCAGCCTCCGTCTTTATACTGTACTCcacctccccctcctcctccgccCTCCAGTGGCTCTCCCCTCCCCAGACCTTTAACAAGACGCTGCCGTTTGTCTACACCCAATGCCACGCCATCCACGCGCGCTCCGTCTTCCCCTGCCAGGACACTCCCGCTGCGCGTTTACGCTACGCGGCCAAGCTCAACGTCCCCCGCCAGCTCTCCGCCGTCATGTCCGCGCGTCACGTCTCCCGCCGCGACCCGATCGCCGGCGAGGGGTCGGCGCTGGTCTCCGGCGACGCCTTGTGGTGCTCTGAGGACAGGGTCGTCGAGGAGTTCGTGATGGAGCAGTCAATCCCGCCGTACCTGTTCGCGTTCGCCGTCGGTGAGCTGGGGTTCCGGGAGGTGGGCCCGAGGACTAGGGTTTACTCTGAGGCGGTGCCGGCGGTGCTTGAATCGGCGGTGATGGAGTTCGCGAGCACCGAGGACATGATCAGGCAAGGGGAGGCCTTGTTTGGGCCGTACGTGTGGGAAAGGTTCGATCTTTTGGTGCTGCCCCCGAGCTTCCCGTATGCTGGAATGGAGAATCCGAGAATGACGTTCGTGACGCCGACGGTGCTCAAAGGCGACGCCAGCGGCGCGCGGCTGGTGGCGCACGAGCTGGCTCATAGCTGGACTGGGAACTTGATCACCAACAAAACTAACGAGCATTTTTGGTTGAATGAG GGTTTCACGACATATGCTGATAGGAGAATTGTTGAGGCTGTTCAAGGCGAGGACCGAGCTGCACTGAACATTGGAATCGGCTGGCGGGGTTTGCACAAGGAAATGGAGAGGTTCAAGGATAGCTTGGAGGTCACAAGGCTGAAAACCAACCAGGATGGAGTTGATCCAGATGATGTGTATTCTCGAGTCCCTTATGAAAAGGGTTTCCAGTTTCTATGGCGCATCGAACGTCAG GTTGGAAGGCCTGCGTTTGATGAGTTTCTGAAGAAATACATTGCCACCTTCAAGTTCCAGTCAATTGATACCGATACGTTTCTCGAGTTTCTCAAGGCAAACCTACCTGGAATAGAGAAAGAGGTTGACTTAGTGGTGTGGACTGAGGGCACTGGTATCCCTCCTGATGCGTATGAACCGGTTTCTAACATATATGCAAAGATTGTGTCCATGGCAAATGAATTTAAGCTTGGTAGGATGCCAGGGGAGGATGAAGTTGCTGACTGGAGAGGGCAGGAGTGGGAACTCTACTTGGAGAACCTCCCCAAGCCTATTGAACCTTCACAG GTTGTAGAGTTGAACTCGCGCTTCAGGCTGGCAGAATCAAAAGATTATGATGTGAAGGTGACATTTCTCCTGCTGGCCATTGCTTCCAACTGCAAAGACTACTTGGGCGAGGTGGAGAGAACTTTGAAGGAAGTTGGGAGGAAGAAGTACCTTGTCTCCCTCTACGGGGCTCTTGTGGAAGGCAATGGAAATGAAGAAGGGAAGATTCTGGCCAAGCAGGTGTTTGCAGCCGCTCGCGAGACTTACCACCCTATAGCTCAAGGCGGTATTGAAACAATCTTAAACAAGCACTGCTGA